From the genome of Pseudomonas sp. AB6, one region includes:
- a CDS encoding acid phosphatase — MSDKKEEETSQPLAGDNPPDVSRRRFLGGVAALGVSATLSAYVSADDKPIAPDASPLTGAALDQALRDNVKTVVVIYAENRSFNNLFGNFPGVEKPMADLDPVEYQQRDRDGKVLEGLPPVWGGVLQIGPQTVDGVTYPAGTQFQEHLLNQPYALQGPDGEDLPLSLVTRDLWHVFYQNQMQINDGKNDSFVAWADSGGLTMGHYGQTEYSLRLWDVASEFVLCDNFFQGAFGGSFLNHQYLISAAVPFYPDVANSPAKQQIATLQTDNPRDTRLKPLEKSPASAMTGPPQFGPSLLTPDGYAVNTMAPPYWPTWIRDPDRPQYAKADVANVLVAQNHDHIGDKLSKKNVDWAWYAGAWQATIDQFKDSAGIPKIPSFQYHHQPFNYFKKQGPENPGERSKRLRDAGLGDESSTNKFLADAQAGKLPAVTFYKPQGNLNMHAGYTDVAAGDRHITRVIKVLRNSPQWENMVIVITVDENGGWWDHVAPPKGDRWGPGTRVPALVVSPFARRGTVDHTTYDTASILRLITRVHGLEKLDGLKMRDEAMATRGQEPMGDLTNALQFFG, encoded by the coding sequence TGGCGTGAGCGCTACCCTCAGCGCTTACGTCAGCGCGGACGACAAGCCCATCGCACCGGATGCTTCACCGCTAACCGGCGCGGCTCTGGACCAGGCGTTGCGTGACAATGTGAAAACGGTCGTCGTGATCTACGCCGAAAATCGCAGCTTCAATAACTTGTTCGGCAACTTTCCCGGCGTTGAAAAGCCGATGGCAGACCTTGATCCTGTCGAGTACCAACAACGTGACCGCGACGGCAAGGTGCTGGAAGGCCTGCCCCCAGTATGGGGCGGTGTATTGCAAATCGGACCGCAGACCGTCGACGGCGTGACCTACCCCGCCGGCACCCAATTCCAGGAACACCTGCTCAACCAACCCTATGCGCTCCAAGGCCCCGACGGCGAAGACCTGCCACTGAGCCTGGTGACCCGCGACTTGTGGCATGTGTTTTACCAAAACCAAATGCAGATTAACGACGGCAAAAATGACAGCTTCGTCGCGTGGGCGGATTCCGGTGGCTTGACCATGGGCCACTACGGGCAGACTGAATACTCCTTACGTCTGTGGGACGTGGCGTCTGAGTTCGTCTTGTGTGACAACTTTTTCCAAGGTGCTTTCGGCGGCTCGTTCCTTAACCATCAATACCTGATCTCCGCTGCCGTACCGTTCTACCCGGACGTAGCCAACTCCCCGGCTAAACAGCAGATTGCCACGTTACAAACTGACAACCCCCGTGACACTCGACTCAAGCCGTTAGAGAAATCTCCCGCCAGCGCCATGACCGGGCCGCCCCAATTTGGTCCCAGCTTGCTGACGCCGGATGGCTATGCCGTCAACACCATGGCCCCGCCGTATTGGCCGACCTGGATTCGTGACCCCGACCGCCCGCAATATGCGAAAGCGGACGTGGCTAATGTGCTGGTGGCGCAAAACCACGACCACATCGGCGACAAGCTGTCGAAGAAAAACGTCGATTGGGCCTGGTATGCCGGCGCGTGGCAGGCCACCATCGACCAGTTCAAAGATTCGGCGGGCATTCCGAAAATCCCGAGTTTCCAGTACCACCATCAGCCGTTTAATTACTTCAAGAAACAAGGACCGGAAAACCCGGGTGAACGCAGCAAGCGCCTGCGTGACGCAGGCTTAGGCGATGAATCCAGCACCAATAAATTCCTCGCGGATGCCCAGGCCGGCAAGCTGCCCGCCGTCACGTTTTATAAACCTCAGGGCAACCTGAACATGCATGCCGGTTACACCGACGTAGCGGCGGGTGATCGCCACATCACCCGCGTCATTAAAGTGCTGCGTAACAGTCCGCAGTGGGAAAACATGGTGATTGTCATCACCGTTGACGAAAACGGTGGCTGGTGGGACCACGTTGCTCCACCCAAAGGTGATCGCTGGGGCCCTGGCACTCGGGTTCCGGCGCTGGTGGTCTCGCCATTTGCCCGACGGGGCACGGTGGACCACACCACGTATGACACCGCTTCGATTTTGCGCTTGATTACCCGGGTGCATGGTCTTGAAAAGCTGGACGGGCTAAAGATGCGAGACGAAGCGATGGCAACCCGAGGCCAAGAGCCCATGGGCGACCTGACCAACGCGCTGCAATTTTTTGGCTGA
- a CDS encoding DUF2167 domain-containing protein, producing MNCVRLLMAAVVLCALTTRADAATPTSGDSAKPRQTAAQFMATLKPQHGTVDLPGGVATLSLNDDFYYLTPQDTERLLVEGWGNPPGHTTLGMIVPQATSPMSHGGWGVLVSYKDDGHVSDEDAAKIDYTEMLKQMQEDDVENNNERRKQGYAGLQLLGWAEPPHYDDQSHKMYWARELKADNTDENTLNYSIRVLGRQGVLELNAVASMSDLATIQREMPHVLAFTNFTDGNRYADYEPGTDKLAKYGLAALVAGGLAAKAGLFAKIGVLLLAAKKFLVVGLMVAVGVVRKFFNRNK from the coding sequence ATGAATTGCGTGCGCTTGCTGATGGCGGCTGTCGTGTTGTGTGCCTTAACCACACGCGCAGACGCTGCAACTCCCACCTCTGGCGATTCTGCCAAACCTCGGCAAACCGCCGCCCAGTTCATGGCAACGCTGAAACCGCAGCACGGCACTGTTGATCTGCCAGGCGGCGTCGCCACACTCAGCCTGAACGACGATTTCTATTACCTCACCCCGCAAGACACTGAGCGTTTGCTCGTTGAAGGCTGGGGCAATCCACCGGGCCATACAACGTTGGGCATGATCGTACCGCAAGCCACCAGTCCGATGTCCCACGGTGGCTGGGGCGTACTGGTCAGTTACAAAGACGATGGGCACGTATCCGATGAGGACGCCGCCAAGATCGACTACACCGAAATGCTTAAGCAAATGCAGGAAGACGATGTAGAGAACAACAACGAGCGGCGCAAACAAGGCTACGCCGGCCTGCAACTATTGGGCTGGGCCGAACCGCCGCACTATGACGATCAGAGCCATAAGATGTATTGGGCGCGCGAACTGAAAGCTGACAACACCGACGAAAACACTCTCAACTACAGCATCCGCGTGCTCGGTCGCCAAGGCGTGCTAGAGCTGAATGCCGTCGCCTCAATGAGCGATCTTGCAACCATTCAGCGGGAAATGCCTCACGTCCTGGCGTTCACCAACTTCACCGACGGCAATCGCTATGCCGACTACGAACCAGGCACCGACAAACTGGCCAAATATGGCTTGGCGGCCCTGGTTGCCGGTGGGCTAGCCGCCAAGGCTGGGCTGTTCGCCAAAATTGGAGTGCTTTTGCTAGCGGCGAAGAAGTTCTTGGTGGTCGGGCTGATGGTTGCAGTGGGGGTCGTTCGCAAGTTTTTTAACCGCAATAAGTAA
- a CDS encoding GNAT family N-acetyltransferase has translation MHIELVCYQDLSDIQRQQLTNVKVMDAQRSFSGDIHGALNSLLVNATSDIRGFALLTNAVPVGFLLLKRGIYLPAWADADAATLHALQIDRRKQGQGLGKACLQALPNTTRRVWPDIKQLMLSVDEDNTTALGLYLSHGWVDTGEAYRGRIGYERRLALKL, from the coding sequence ATGCACATTGAACTGGTCTGCTATCAAGACCTGTCAGACATTCAGCGACAGCAGTTAACGAACGTTAAGGTGATGGACGCCCAGCGGTCGTTTTCCGGTGACATCCACGGGGCATTGAACTCACTGTTAGTCAACGCCACGTCGGACATCCGCGGGTTTGCGTTGCTGACAAACGCGGTGCCGGTGGGTTTTTTGCTGCTCAAGCGCGGCATTTATCTACCGGCGTGGGCGGATGCTGATGCGGCAACGTTGCATGCGTTACAGATTGATCGGCGCAAGCAGGGCCAAGGATTGGGCAAGGCTTGTCTGCAGGCCCTCCCGAACACGACGCGGCGAGTTTGGCCTGATATCAAGCAACTGATGTTGTCGGTGGATGAAGATAATACGACGGCGTTAGGTTTGTATTTGAGCCACGGCTGGGTGGATACCGGCGAAGCGTATCGAGGCAGGATTGGGTATGAGCGGCGGTTGGCGTTGAAGCTTTAG
- a CDS encoding zinc-binding metallopeptidase family protein, translated as MFRFFEQLSSRICAPFVSETKRNSKVWQCHCGQPIFFANTQCLACSACLGYVPEQGRLVTLEGGPQPNNWRLTDEPQAGLYRRCANVDTPAACNWLFPDSEPGEFCIACSLNRTIPDLSIPENAGRWCKVETAKRRLVAQLISLGLKVISKSQDEDTGLAFDFVGVDLEGKLPTTGHANGLITLNIEEADDAHREAMRVQLHEPYRTLLGHFRHEVGHYYWDRLIADTHWQDNFRNLFGDERASYADALEHHYQNGAPADWQQHYVSAYATMHPWEDWAETWAHYLHMMDSVDTALGFGMSARDMDFDYQPFTLETLYDPLHPGGPAFLSFLNAWIELAGMLNELSRSMGQPDFYPFVLSPAVITKLHFIHLVIQQAGGKADEALQTK; from the coding sequence ATGTTCCGCTTTTTCGAACAACTCAGCTCACGTATCTGCGCGCCATTTGTGAGCGAGACCAAGCGCAACAGCAAGGTTTGGCAGTGTCACTGCGGGCAGCCGATCTTCTTTGCCAATACTCAGTGCCTGGCCTGCTCGGCCTGCTTGGGCTATGTGCCAGAGCAGGGCAGGTTGGTAACGTTGGAGGGCGGGCCGCAGCCCAACAATTGGCGCCTGACCGATGAGCCCCAAGCAGGGCTTTATCGGCGCTGTGCCAACGTCGACACGCCCGCAGCCTGTAATTGGCTGTTCCCCGACAGTGAACCGGGCGAATTCTGCATTGCCTGCAGCCTTAACCGGACTATCCCCGATCTCTCGATCCCGGAAAACGCCGGGCGCTGGTGCAAAGTCGAAACCGCCAAGCGGCGCTTGGTCGCGCAGTTGATATCGTTGGGTTTGAAAGTGATTTCGAAATCCCAAGACGAAGACACCGGCTTGGCGTTTGATTTCGTCGGCGTCGACCTTGAAGGCAAACTGCCCACCACCGGCCATGCCAACGGCCTGATCACCCTTAACATCGAAGAAGCAGACGACGCCCACCGCGAAGCCATGCGCGTCCAGCTGCATGAACCGTATCGCACCTTGCTTGGGCATTTTCGGCATGAAGTCGGCCACTATTATTGGGACCGGCTAATCGCTGACACCCACTGGCAGGATAATTTTCGCAACCTGTTCGGCGATGAACGCGCCAGTTATGCAGACGCCCTCGAACATCATTACCAGAATGGTGCCCCCGCCGATTGGCAACAACACTATGTCAGCGCCTACGCGACCATGCACCCCTGGGAAGACTGGGCAGAAACATGGGCGCATTACCTGCACATGATGGATTCGGTCGACACCGCGCTCGGCTTCGGCATGAGCGCCCGGGACATGGACTTCGATTATCAGCCGTTCACACTGGAAACCCTTTACGACCCCCTGCACCCCGGTGGTCCGGCGTTCCTGTCATTCCTCAACGCCTGGATCGAACTTGCCGGCATGCTCAACGAACTGTCCCGCAGCATGGGTCAACCGGATTTCTATCCGTTCGTCCTGTCCCCTGCGGTGATCACCAAGCTGCATTTCATTCACCTGGTTATTCAACAGGCTGGCGGCAAGGCGGATGAGGCGCTGCAAACGAAGTAG
- the ligA gene encoding NAD-dependent DNA ligase LigA: MNAAETRILELRAELDQHNYRYHVLDQPSIPDVEYDRLFHELKALEAENPHLVTPDSPTQRVGSAALSAFTQVRHEVPMLSLGNAFEENDMREFDRRVTEGLDLPAGDLFGEGAQVQYSCEPKLDGLAVSLLYRDGALVRGATRGDGATGEDISVNVRTVRNIPLKLHGSGWPATLEVRGEVFMSKAGFERLNASQLEIGGKTFANPRNAAAGSLRQLDSKITANRPLEFCCYGLGQVSDVFADTHIGNLEKLKQWGVPVSRELKLANGIGECLDYYHDIGERRLSLPYEIDGVVFKVNDLASQRELGFRAREPRWAIAHKFPAMEELTELLDVEFQVGRTGAVTPVARLKPVKVAGVTVANATLHNMDEVARLGLMIGDTVIIRRAGDVIPQVVQVVLERRPDNARPVQIPEKCPVCGSHVERTQLVKRSKGKETISEGAVYRCVGRLACGAQLKQAIIHYVSRRAMDIEGLGDKSVEQLVDEGLVASPADLYTLAFEQVVDLEGFAEVSSNKLLKAILDSKRPTLARFIYALGIPDVGEETAKVLARSLATLERVKQAQPEVLTYLPDVGLEVAHEIHSFFTDAHNITVIEQLLERGLEIQEQGELGAEFAASTTLGGMIDKLHIPAIGPGAAQKLADKFGTLQGILDADWLDMRQALAEKQAKAVRDFFDIKTNAERALEIEAQLKAFGMHWHSEKKVVEGLPLAGQTWVLTGSLELMSRDIAKEKLESLGAKVSGSVSAKTQCVVAGPGAGSKLTKASELGLKVLDEEAFVVFLNTHGIDVN; this comes from the coding sequence ATGAACGCCGCTGAAACCCGCATCCTCGAACTGCGTGCCGAGCTGGATCAGCACAACTACCGTTACCACGTGCTTGATCAGCCGAGCATCCCGGACGTTGAATACGACCGCCTGTTTCATGAACTCAAGGCGCTGGAAGCCGAAAATCCGCATTTGGTCACTCCCGACTCACCGACTCAGCGGGTCGGCAGCGCGGCGCTGTCGGCTTTTACTCAGGTGCGCCACGAAGTTCCTATGCTCAGCCTTGGCAATGCATTCGAAGAAAACGACATGCGCGAGTTCGACCGCCGTGTGACCGAGGGGTTGGATTTACCAGCGGGCGATCTGTTCGGCGAAGGCGCGCAAGTGCAATACAGCTGCGAACCGAAACTCGACGGCCTTGCCGTCAGTTTGTTGTATCGCGATGGCGCGTTGGTACGCGGCGCAACCCGTGGCGACGGCGCCACCGGCGAAGACATCAGTGTCAACGTGCGCACCGTGCGCAACATCCCGCTCAAACTCCATGGCAGCGGCTGGCCAGCAACGCTGGAGGTTCGCGGTGAAGTGTTCATGTCCAAAGCCGGCTTCGAACGGCTCAATGCCAGCCAATTGGAAATCGGTGGCAAGACTTTCGCCAACCCGCGTAACGCAGCTGCGGGCAGCTTGCGTCAGTTGGATTCGAAGATTACCGCTAACCGGCCCTTGGAATTCTGCTGCTACGGCCTGGGCCAGGTCTCTGACGTGTTTGCCGACACCCATATTGGGAACTTGGAAAAGCTCAAGCAGTGGGGTGTGCCAGTCAGTCGTGAATTGAAGCTCGCCAACGGCATTGGTGAATGCCTGGATTACTATCACGACATCGGCGAGCGACGTCTTTCGTTGCCCTATGAAATTGATGGCGTGGTGTTCAAAGTCAATGATTTAGCGTCCCAGCGCGAGCTGGGTTTTCGTGCCCGTGAACCGCGTTGGGCCATCGCCCATAAATTCCCGGCGATGGAAGAGCTGACCGAATTGCTCGACGTTGAATTCCAGGTCGGGCGCACCGGTGCCGTCACCCCAGTTGCGCGCTTGAAACCGGTAAAAGTTGCCGGTGTCACCGTTGCCAACGCTACGCTGCACAACATGGACGAAGTGGCGCGTTTGGGCTTGATGATTGGCGACACCGTTATCATCCGTCGCGCCGGTGACGTGATCCCGCAAGTGGTGCAAGTAGTTCTCGAACGCCGCCCGGACAATGCTCGCCCGGTGCAGATTCCGGAAAAGTGCCCGGTGTGCGGTTCCCATGTCGAGCGCACGCAACTGGTCAAGCGTAGCAAAGGCAAAGAAACCATCAGCGAAGGCGCGGTCTACCGCTGCGTCGGTCGACTGGCCTGCGGCGCGCAACTCAAACAAGCCATCATCCACTACGTCTCACGGCGCGCCATGGACATCGAAGGTCTGGGTGACAAGAGCGTCGAACAACTGGTCGACGAAGGGCTGGTGGCTTCTCCGGCAGACCTTTACACGCTGGCCTTCGAACAAGTCGTCGACCTGGAGGGCTTTGCCGAAGTCTCCAGTAACAAGCTGCTTAAGGCGATCCTCGACAGCAAGCGCCCGACCCTGGCGCGCTTCATCTACGCACTGGGCATCCCCGATGTCGGCGAAGAGACGGCCAAAGTGTTGGCGCGTTCGCTGGCTACACTGGAGCGGGTCAAACAAGCGCAGCCGGAAGTCCTCACCTACCTGCCGGATGTCGGGTTGGAAGTGGCTCACGAAATCCATAGCTTCTTTACCGACGCGCACAACATCACGGTCATTGAGCAACTGCTCGAGCGCGGGTTGGAGATTCAAGAACAGGGTGAGTTGGGCGCGGAGTTCGCAGCCAGCACCACCTTGGGCGGGATGATCGACAAGCTGCACATCCCGGCCATCGGCCCCGGCGCCGCGCAGAAATTGGCCGACAAATTTGGCACCTTGCAGGGCATTCTCGACGCTGACTGGCTGGACATGCGTCAGGCGTTGGCCGAGAAGCAAGCGAAAGCCGTACGTGATTTTTTCGATATCAAAACCAATGCCGAGCGTGCGCTGGAAATAGAGGCGCAGTTGAAAGCGTTCGGCATGCATTGGCACAGCGAGAAAAAGGTCGTCGAAGGTTTGCCGCTGGCGGGTCAGACCTGGGTATTGACCGGCTCGCTGGAATTGATGAGCCGCGACATCGCCAAGGAAAAACTCGAAAGCCTCGGTGCCAAGGTGTCCGGCTCGGTTTCGGCAAAAACCCAGTGCGTGGTTGCAGGTCCGGGTGCCGGCTCAAAGCTGACCAAGGCCAGCGAGCTGGGCCTTAAAGTGCTGGATGAAGAGGCGTTTGTGGTGTTCTTGAACACCCACGGTATCGACGTGAATTGA
- the zipA gene encoding cell division protein ZipA, which translates to MEIGLREWLIVIGIIVIAGILFDGWRRMRGGKGKLKFRLDRSFSNAADDDETSSAEVLGPPRVLDQKEPKLDEHDLPSVSMAPRDAKRKRKDEPHQGDLNLNLDLDGPSLFTGRDEDFPDDKAGRRSEEPARRTEDLPAVEEVLVISVICRDESGFKGPALLQNILESGLRFGEMDIFHRHESMAGNGEVLFSMANAVKPGVFDLDDIDHFSTRAVSFFLGLPGPRHPKQAFDVMVAAARKLAHELNGELKDDQRSVMTAQTIEHYRQRIVEFERRALTHRR; encoded by the coding sequence ATGGAAATCGGTCTGCGCGAGTGGCTGATCGTCATCGGCATTATTGTCATTGCCGGTATACTTTTTGATGGCTGGCGCCGTATGCGCGGCGGCAAAGGAAAACTGAAATTCAGGCTCGATCGAAGTTTCTCAAACGCCGCAGACGACGACGAAACCTCATCGGCTGAGGTGCTGGGTCCGCCGCGTGTGCTGGACCAGAAAGAACCCAAATTGGACGAGCATGATTTGCCGTCGGTGAGCATGGCGCCGCGTGATGCCAAGCGTAAACGCAAAGACGAACCGCATCAGGGCGACCTCAATCTGAACCTCGACCTCGACGGGCCAAGCCTGTTCACCGGTCGCGATGAAGATTTTCCTGACGATAAGGCCGGACGTCGCTCGGAAGAACCAGCGCGCCGCACTGAAGACTTGCCGGCGGTCGAAGAAGTGTTGGTGATCAGCGTGATTTGTCGTGATGAGAGCGGCTTTAAGGGCCCTGCGTTACTGCAGAATATTTTGGAAAGCGGTTTGCGGTTTGGTGAAATGGACATTTTTCACCGCCACGAAAGCATGGCGGGTAACGGCGAAGTACTGTTCTCCATGGCGAACGCAGTCAAACCGGGCGTGTTCGATCTCGATGACATTGATCACTTCAGCACTCGTGCGGTGAGCTTCTTTCTCGGGTTGCCGGGTCCGCGTCATCCGAAACAAGCGTTCGACGTCATGGTGGCTGCGGCCCGTAAATTGGCCCACGAACTGAACGGTGAGTTGAAAGATGACCAGCGTAGCGTCATGACTGCGCAAACCATCGAGCACTACCGCCAACGCATCGTCGAGTTCGAACGTCGTGCATTGACGCATCGTCGTTGA